The Leclercia sp. S52 genome has a segment encoding these proteins:
- the gltX gene encoding glutamate--tRNA ligase, protein MKIKTRFAPSPTGYLHVGGARTALYSWLFARNQGGEFVLRIEDTDLERSTPEAIEAIMDGMNWLNLEWDEGPYFQTKRFDRYNAVIDEMLEAGTAYKCYCSKERLEALREEQMANNEKPRYDGRCRHDHQHHAADEPCVVRFANPQEGSVIFDDQIRGPIEFSNQELDDLIIRRTDGSPTYNFCVVVDDWDMAITHVVRGEDHINNTPRQINILKALNAPVPVYAHVSMINGDDGKKLSKRHGAVSVMQYRDDGYLPEALLNYLVRLGWSHGDQEIFSREEMIQLFTLSAVGKSASAFNTDKLLWLNHHYINTLPPEYVATQLQWHIEQANIDTRNGPQLADLIKLLGERCKTLKEIAENCRYFYEEYDEFDADAAKKHLRPVARQPLEVVRDKLAAITDWSAENVHHAIQATADELEVGMGKVGMPLRVAVTGAGQSPALDVTVHAIGKTRSVARINRALDFIAERESQQ, encoded by the coding sequence ATGAAAATCAAAACTCGCTTCGCGCCAAGCCCGACCGGCTATCTGCACGTCGGCGGCGCGCGTACTGCTCTCTATTCCTGGCTGTTTGCTCGCAACCAGGGCGGTGAGTTTGTGCTGCGTATCGAAGACACCGATCTCGAACGCTCCACGCCGGAAGCAATCGAAGCCATTATGGATGGTATGAACTGGCTTAATCTGGAGTGGGATGAAGGCCCGTATTTCCAGACCAAACGTTTCGATCGCTACAATGCGGTTATTGATGAAATGCTTGAAGCGGGCACGGCATATAAGTGCTACTGCTCGAAAGAGCGTCTGGAAGCCCTGCGCGAAGAGCAGATGGCGAATAATGAAAAGCCACGTTACGACGGCCGCTGCCGCCACGATCATCAACATCACGCCGCGGACGAGCCGTGCGTGGTGCGTTTCGCAAACCCGCAGGAAGGTTCGGTCATCTTTGACGATCAGATCCGCGGCCCGATCGAATTCAGCAACCAGGAGCTGGACGATCTGATCATCCGCCGTACCGACGGTTCTCCAACCTATAACTTCTGCGTTGTGGTTGATGACTGGGATATGGCGATCACCCACGTGGTGCGTGGCGAAGACCACATCAACAACACCCCACGTCAGATCAACATCCTCAAAGCGCTGAATGCACCGGTTCCGGTTTATGCGCACGTGTCGATGATCAACGGCGACGACGGTAAAAAGCTGTCCAAACGTCATGGCGCAGTCAGCGTGATGCAGTACCGTGACGACGGCTATCTGCCGGAAGCACTGCTTAACTATCTGGTGCGTCTGGGCTGGTCCCACGGCGATCAGGAGATCTTCAGCCGTGAAGAGATGATCCAGCTCTTCACCCTGAGCGCGGTAGGGAAGTCTGCCAGTGCGTTCAATACCGATAAACTGCTGTGGCTGAACCATCACTACATCAATACCCTGCCGCCAGAGTACGTTGCGACCCAGCTGCAGTGGCATATTGAGCAGGCGAATATCGACACCCGCAACGGCCCACAGCTGGCCGACCTGATTAAACTGCTGGGTGAACGTTGTAAGACCCTGAAAGAGATCGCGGAAAACTGCCGCTACTTCTATGAAGAGTATGACGAGTTCGACGCCGACGCGGCGAAGAAGCACCTGCGTCCGGTTGCACGTCAGCCGCTGGAAGTGGTTCGCGACAAGCTGGCCGCCATTACCGACTGGAGCGCTGAGAATGTGCACCATGCCATTCAGGCGACGGCGGATGAGCTGGAAGTCGGGATGGGTAAAGTCGGCATGCCGCTGCGCGTAGCCGTGACCGGTGCCGGCCAGTCTCCGGCGCTGGACGTTACGGTCCACGCGATTGGCAAAACCCGCAGCGTGGCGCGTATCAACAGAGCGCTGGACTTTATTGCTGAGCGCGAAAGCCAGCAGTAA
- a CDS encoding FlxA-like family protein, with protein MTTIQTSTPSVQTQSSGSSSAGGSDIASQISRLTSQITKLTKQLKDVANGSGTAEEKQTQQDLLQAQIRMLQAQLEQLQRRQAEEAQQKQDKQQGKVEGVNSPSADHQIDIYV; from the coding sequence ATGACAACCATTCAGACATCCACACCGTCCGTACAGACCCAAAGCAGCGGCAGCAGCAGCGCGGGTGGCAGCGACATTGCGTCGCAGATCAGCCGCCTGACCTCGCAAATCACTAAACTGACCAAACAGCTGAAAGACGTTGCCAACGGCAGCGGCACGGCTGAAGAGAAACAGACCCAGCAGGACCTGCTGCAGGCGCAGATCAGAATGCTGCAGGCGCAGCTGGAGCAGTTGCAGCGCCGTCAGGCAGAAGAAGCGCAGCAGAAGCAGGATAAACAGCAGGGGAAAGTGGAAGGCGTTAACTCCCCGTCTGCCGATCACCAGATTGATATCTACGTTTAA